In Haloarcula sp. H-GB4, a single genomic region encodes these proteins:
- a CDS encoding heme-copper oxidase subunit III, protein MAGSTEAGAEHVAEDGHEHRSRWPLIAAIGAASLYLGVGLVFVGLDLVPSVVPIVLGGAGAIGLLAGLAGWANEAFITDYLQNRVDGGSDLYATTMILFLVSDVATFSAGFVYYTFIRAGSWPPAHLPPLLGSLVAINTVLLLTSSLTLHYGHEALEGGNRRRFLGLLGVTLALGVVFLAGQVYEYYEFVAVEGFGIGSGAFGSAFYGLTGLHGLHVALGVLLLAIAFGRALRGHYTPERDTAIRTTSLYWHFVDLVWVFLVVVLYVGAAL, encoded by the coding sequence ATGGCTGGTTCGACGGAGGCGGGAGCCGAACACGTCGCCGAAGACGGCCACGAGCACCGAAGTCGGTGGCCCCTGATAGCTGCAATCGGTGCTGCGTCGCTGTACTTGGGCGTCGGACTGGTATTTGTCGGGCTCGACCTAGTCCCGTCCGTGGTCCCGATTGTCCTCGGCGGCGCTGGTGCGATCGGCTTGCTGGCCGGACTCGCCGGGTGGGCAAACGAGGCGTTCATCACCGATTACCTACAGAACCGCGTGGACGGCGGTTCCGACTTGTATGCGACGACGATGATTCTGTTTCTCGTTTCCGACGTGGCGACGTTTTCCGCCGGTTTCGTCTACTATACCTTCATCCGGGCCGGGTCGTGGCCGCCGGCCCACCTCCCGCCGTTGCTCGGCTCGCTCGTGGCCATCAACACGGTATTACTGCTCACTAGCAGTCTGACGCTTCATTACGGGCACGAGGCGCTCGAAGGCGGGAACCGGCGGCGGTTCCTCGGCCTGCTCGGGGTGACGCTCGCGCTTGGCGTCGTCTTCCTCGCCGGACAGGTGTACGAGTACTACGAGTTCGTTGCCGTGGAGGGGTTCGGTATCGGCTCGGGTGCGTTCGGGAGCGCGTTCTACGGCCTGACTGGCCTCCACGGCCTGCACGTCGCACTCGGCGTCCTGCTGCTCGCTATCGCGTTCGGTCGCGCGCTTCGGGGCCATTACACGCCCGAGCGGGACACGGCTATCCGGACCACGTCGCTGTACTGGCACTTCGTCGACCTCGTGTGGGTGTTCCTCGTCGTCGTCCTGTACGTCGGCGCTGCCCTCTGA
- the bioB gene encoding biotin synthase BioB, protein MVYETGNQTVDDAVARVLDGERLDRRDGLALIAQPVDDLAAGADYVRTQLGDDTVDACSIVNAKAGNCAEDCGFCAQSVHFDTGIDNYGFLGPEKILEAAKRAERDGAQRFGIVVAEKGVSKENRPDEWEEVLEAIRLVRDETDVEVDASLGILTEEEAAILADEGLNHYNHNIETSPRYFPEVVQTHTFEKRVETLRVAKEAGMDLCAGVILGMGESPTDRVDAAMALQDIGISSLPVNILNPVAGTPMAEQGLPDITTEEVVKTIAVYRLLHPESRVRLTGGREVNLDTDGQVAALEAGADGILTGDYLTTEGQTAADDLEIMEEAGLEPNTDANEFDPEAVKERATDETETETAAGTAQTKSELKSDD, encoded by the coding sequence GTGGTTTACGAGACGGGTAACCAAACGGTAGACGACGCCGTCGCACGCGTGCTGGACGGCGAGCGCCTCGACCGCCGGGATGGACTGGCTCTCATCGCACAGCCGGTCGACGACCTGGCGGCCGGGGCCGACTACGTGCGCACGCAACTGGGTGACGACACCGTCGACGCGTGTTCGATCGTAAACGCAAAAGCCGGGAACTGCGCGGAGGACTGTGGCTTCTGTGCCCAGTCGGTCCACTTCGACACCGGCATCGACAACTACGGCTTTCTCGGCCCGGAGAAGATACTGGAGGCCGCAAAACGCGCCGAACGCGACGGCGCACAGCGGTTCGGTATCGTCGTCGCCGAGAAAGGCGTCTCGAAGGAGAACCGCCCCGACGAGTGGGAGGAAGTCCTCGAAGCCATCCGCCTCGTCCGCGACGAGACGGACGTGGAGGTCGACGCCAGCCTCGGCATTCTGACCGAGGAAGAAGCCGCTATTCTGGCTGACGAAGGGCTCAACCACTACAATCACAACATTGAGACCTCACCCCGATACTTCCCGGAGGTCGTCCAGACCCACACCTTCGAGAAGCGGGTCGAGACGCTCCGTGTCGCTAAGGAGGCCGGCATGGACCTCTGTGCCGGTGTCATCTTGGGGATGGGCGAATCGCCGACCGACAGGGTCGACGCGGCGATGGCCCTGCAGGACATCGGCATCTCCTCGCTCCCGGTGAACATCCTGAACCCGGTCGCTGGCACCCCCATGGCCGAACAGGGGCTGCCCGACATTACGACCGAGGAGGTCGTCAAGACTATCGCAGTGTACCGCCTGCTCCATCCCGAGTCTCGTGTGCGCCTGACCGGCGGGCGCGAGGTCAACCTCGACACGGACGGACAGGTGGCCGCGCTGGAGGCCGGCGCGGACGGTATCCTCACTGGTGATTACCTCACTACCGAGGGACAGACGGCGGCCGACGACCTCGAAATCATGGAAGAGGCCGGGCTCGAACCGAACACCGACGCAAACGAGTTCGACCCCGAGGCGGTCAAGGAACGCGCGACCGACGAGACAGAAACCGAGACGGCGGCAGGGACAGCACAGACCAAATCAGAGCTCAAATCCGACGACTGA